A genome region from Sulfurovum sp. TSL6 includes the following:
- a CDS encoding thiazole synthase: MTKHIETNDTWQIGGKTLSSRLLIGSALYPSPANMEDAIRISGAQIVTVSLRRQAAGEGGGNPFWDIIKSLGIEVLPNTAGSHSAKEAITTAQMAREVFGTNWVKLEVIGDQYNLQPDPFETVKAAEVLIKEGFEVFPYTTDDLVVAKRLADVGCKIIMPWGSMIGSGKGLMNPDNLVAIRKQFPDLQLVVDAGIGKPSHAAQAMELGYDGVLLNSAIALAQDPVKMADAFRLAVEAGRLGYEAGVMKEREFASPSTPTVGTPFWHQFN, encoded by the coding sequence ATGACTAAACACATAGAGACCAATGATACATGGCAGATAGGCGGAAAAACGTTAAGCAGTAGACTGCTTATAGGTTCTGCACTTTATCCAAGTCCGGCCAATATGGAAGATGCTATTAGAATTTCAGGTGCCCAAATTGTTACAGTGTCTTTGAGACGGCAAGCCGCAGGTGAAGGTGGGGGTAACCCATTTTGGGATATTATCAAATCTTTAGGCATAGAGGTATTGCCGAATACAGCAGGTTCACACTCTGCCAAAGAAGCTATCACCACAGCGCAGATGGCCAGAGAGGTTTTTGGTACGAACTGGGTAAAGCTTGAAGTGATAGGAGATCAGTACAATTTACAGCCAGACCCTTTTGAAACGGTAAAGGCAGCTGAAGTCCTTATCAAAGAAGGATTTGAAGTGTTTCCTTATACCACGGATGATCTGGTTGTTGCAAAGCGTTTAGCAGATGTGGGCTGTAAGATTATTATGCCATGGGGATCTATGATCGGTTCAGGGAAGGGATTGATGAATCCGGACAACCTTGTAGCCATTCGTAAGCAGTTTCCAGACCTGCAATTGGTTGTTGATGCCGGTATAGGAAAACCTTCCCATGCAGCACAAGCGATGGAGCTAGGGTACGATGGTGTGCTGCTTAACTCAGCCATAGCTTTGGCACAGGATCCTGTAAAAATGGCAGATGCTTTTAGATTGGCTGTTGAGGCCGGACGTTTGGGGTATGAAGCAGGCGTAATGAAAGAGCGTGAGTTCGCTTCACCTTCTACACCTACTGTCGGTACACCTTTTTG